In Oscillatoria acuminata PCC 6304, a single window of DNA contains:
- a CDS encoding response regulator, translating to MLYPEQDRLTLDSTLADLPSHNFQVPDSTPGQVVSHAFQTQPELPGVMILFDEQPPGIISRRKFFEWLSRPYGLEIYLKRPMSVLWSTIQAVETKSGIYSPPLHLPASCKIHEAVDIALARDPQQAYEPIALVLPDGQVRFLDLHILLVAHSRLFQLANQTIEEKKDAAIAANRAKSQFLANMSHELRTPLNAILGYSEMLQEDAEDTGQEDLSLDLQKIHGAGKHLLGIINDILDLSKIEAGRMELYLEPFDIESTLQEVVSTIEPLIEKNSNAIAVRYAPELGSMWADLTKVRQNLFNLLSNAAKFTENGTISLEVTRIPNPQPQDSAQAVLCAVLSQPPESGYLKPGASHAESDWICFKIKDTGIGMTPEQINRLFEAFTQADASTTRKYGGTGLGLAISKRFCEMMGGDITVTSQEGEGSTFTMLLPAQVKTLPTLEQESSKADLEALPDTGKTVLVIDDDPTVHELMQRFLSKEGWGVAVASNGDRGLELAKELHPDAITLDVMMPHQDGWSVLCALKADPELADIPTIVLTMMDNKPMGMALGASDYMMKPIDRHRLIALLHKYQQRQSESSPDQGPVESILVVEDDPATRDLLHRVLENHGWKTFVAENGRRGLEAIAAHPPDLILLDLMMPEMDGFEFLNALKQYPHWRSIPVVVMTAKDITPQEYLQLQGSVQTILQKQGLSFERLCTEIRTMIAEACRHQKVG from the coding sequence GTGCTTTATCCAGAACAAGACCGGCTGACCCTGGATTCAACCTTGGCGGATTTACCGTCCCATAATTTTCAAGTCCCCGACTCCACCCCCGGACAGGTGGTCAGCCATGCTTTTCAAACTCAGCCGGAGTTACCCGGCGTGATGATTCTCTTTGATGAACAACCCCCCGGCATCATTTCCCGCCGGAAATTTTTTGAATGGCTGAGTCGTCCCTACGGATTAGAAATTTATCTTAAGCGTCCCATGTCCGTCCTGTGGAGTACCATCCAAGCCGTAGAAACCAAATCTGGCATCTATTCCCCGCCCCTGCATCTCCCTGCCTCCTGTAAAATCCACGAAGCGGTTGATATTGCCCTAGCCCGTGACCCCCAACAAGCCTACGAACCGATCGCCCTCGTCCTCCCCGATGGACAAGTGCGATTTTTAGATTTGCATATTCTCTTAGTCGCACATTCTCGCCTCTTCCAACTGGCGAATCAAACTATTGAAGAGAAAAAAGATGCGGCGATCGCCGCCAACCGCGCTAAAAGTCAATTTTTAGCTAACATGAGTCATGAACTCCGGACCCCCCTCAATGCCATCCTCGGTTACAGTGAAATGTTACAAGAAGATGCCGAAGATACGGGTCAAGAAGACTTGAGCTTGGATCTGCAAAAAATCCACGGTGCCGGAAAGCATTTACTCGGGATTATCAATGATATCCTCGACCTGTCTAAAATTGAAGCAGGTCGCATGGAACTATACTTAGAACCCTTCGACATTGAATCCACTCTCCAGGAAGTGGTCAGCACCATCGAACCTTTGATCGAAAAAAATAGCAATGCGATCGCTGTCCGATATGCGCCGGAACTCGGCTCAATGTGGGCTGACTTAACCAAAGTTAGACAGAATTTATTTAATCTCCTCTCCAATGCCGCCAAATTTACAGAAAATGGCACCATTTCCCTGGAAGTCACCCGCATCCCTAACCCCCAACCCCAAGATTCTGCCCAGGCAGTCCTTTGTGCAGTCCTCTCACAACCGCCGGAATCTGGCTATTTAAAGCCGGGAGCTTCTCACGCTGAATCCGATTGGATTTGTTTTAAAATCAAGGATACGGGAATTGGGATGACACCGGAGCAAATCAATCGATTATTTGAGGCGTTTACTCAAGCGGATGCTTCCACCACCCGCAAGTATGGCGGGACGGGTCTCGGGTTGGCGATCTCCAAGCGGTTCTGTGAGATGATGGGGGGTGATATTACGGTCACCAGTCAGGAAGGAGAAGGGTCTACCTTTACGATGCTCTTGCCCGCACAAGTTAAAACCCTCCCCACCCTAGAACAGGAGTCTTCCAAGGCAGACTTAGAGGCACTCCCAGATACGGGGAAAACAGTTTTGGTGATTGATGATGACCCGACGGTGCATGAACTGATGCAGCGGTTTTTGAGCAAAGAAGGCTGGGGGGTAGCAGTCGCCTCCAATGGCGATCGGGGATTAGAACTCGCCAAGGAACTGCACCCCGATGCCATTACCCTCGATGTGATGATGCCGCATCAAGATGGCTGGTCCGTGCTGTGTGCCCTCAAAGCAGACCCCGAACTCGCTGATATCCCCACCATTGTCCTCACAATGATGGATAATAAGCCAATGGGGATGGCACTAGGAGCCTCGGATTACATGATGAAACCTATTGATCGCCATCGCTTAATCGCACTTCTGCATAAATATCAGCAACGCCAATCAGAATCCTCCCCAGACCAAGGTCCGGTAGAATCAATTCTGGTTGTGGAGGATGATCCAGCCACTCGGGACCTCCTCCATCGGGTCCTGGAGAACCACGGCTGGAAAACCTTTGTGGCAGAGAATGGTCGTCGAGGTTTAGAGGCGATCGCCGCTCATCCCCCGGATTTGATATTACTCGATTTGATGATGCCAGAAATGGATGGATTTGAGTTTTTAAATGCGTTAAAACAATATCCTCACTGGCGATCGATTCCCGTCGTCGTCATGACTGCCAAAGATATTACTCCCCAAGAGTATTTACAACTCCAAGGCTCAGTCCAAACCATCCTCCAAAAACAAGGGTTAAGTTTCGAGCGCCTCTGCACCGAAATCCGCACCATGATCGCCGAGGCTTGCCGCCATCAAAAAGTTGGATGA
- a CDS encoding PAS domain S-box protein, whose protein sequence is MRSRLSPYIAAVCSAGLVIAGVWALAKSEIERNRQQIRTDVLLQLSTKRAKLESALNSRLFITRGLVAYVSNHPNVTPQQFERLAEVMVSEQTGILNIQLAKDNIITHLYPFEGHEKALGLNLLEHHGTQSIVQQTIQSKSTLVAGPTPLVQGGKALVSRTPIFLSSPNSPGEGTYWGLVAIVIDPDVLFTDVRLLPRNPAIATPPGRKPLLRRGGFSTPIPVQYAIRGQDSLGSEGAVFFGDPDLFNRNPVLLDVSLPNGSWEMAAIPLAGWPVSRPIGWLYSLGGFLAFSCGLSTFIWVRKPWEMELAVERATFALQKSQERYAIAVAGANDGIWDWDLNAQEIYFSPRWKSAIGAHPDEIGSNPDEWFSRIHPDDLERVEAEIQAHLKGESPHLQTEYRLLHNNGSYLWMLVRGMAVRDADGHPYRFAGSQTDITDRRRAREALRVSQEKFSKAFRASPDAIAITTLAEGRYIEINDRFLEMSGFEWAEVIGNNSIDLNIWVYEAEQKACIEELQTSGRVIDREIHFRMKSGEIRVGLFCAESIVLEGVPCVVSITRDITERKQYEEKLYHTTSELQAIFKALPDLYFKLDNDATILDYQAGKTSDLYLPPEEFLGRKINKILPSDISQTFTEALNEVKANRDLVYREYSLPINNRLKYFEARLLPLLENQTIVIVRDITSRKQAEFMLHQAKEAAEAANEAKSMFLANMSHELRTPLNAIVGYSEILEEEAEEVGVPDFIPDLKKIQFAGKHLLSLINDILDLSKIEAGKMDIYLETFEVTHVITAAVATIHPLVQKNGNHLQVNAPPQLGQMYSDLNKVRQVLLNLLSNAAKFTKNGTITLEVKLIPDPVSPPHSYPDWIEFRVIDTGIGMTSEQMEQIFKAFTQADPSTTRQYGGTGLGLAIGQRFCEMMGGEISVSSELGSGATFTVRLPYRFQFPANLME, encoded by the coding sequence ATGCGATCGCGATTGTCACCTTACATTGCTGCTGTCTGTTCAGCTGGCCTGGTTATAGCCGGAGTTTGGGCCCTGGCTAAGTCGGAAATCGAACGCAACCGTCAGCAAATTCGCACGGACGTCTTGCTCCAACTCAGTACCAAGCGAGCTAAACTCGAAAGCGCCTTAAACTCCCGACTGTTTATTACTCGGGGTCTGGTTGCCTACGTTTCCAACCATCCCAATGTTACCCCTCAACAATTTGAGCGCCTTGCTGAAGTCATGGTCTCCGAACAAACGGGGATTCTCAATATTCAGTTGGCTAAAGATAATATTATTACTCATCTTTATCCGTTTGAGGGTCATGAAAAGGCCCTGGGTCTCAATCTCCTGGAACATCACGGCACTCAATCTATTGTCCAGCAGACTATCCAAAGTAAAAGTACCCTCGTTGCCGGTCCAACGCCGTTAGTTCAGGGAGGCAAGGCATTAGTTAGTCGCACTCCCATTTTTCTATCTTCCCCGAATAGTCCCGGTGAGGGGACTTACTGGGGTCTAGTGGCGATCGTCATCGACCCGGATGTCCTCTTCACTGATGTCAGACTCCTCCCCAGAAACCCGGCGATCGCCACCCCTCCCGGACGCAAACCCCTGCTGAGACGAGGGGGCTTCTCGACGCCCATTCCTGTCCAGTACGCCATTCGCGGACAAGATAGCTTAGGGTCCGAAGGGGCTGTATTTTTCGGCGATCCAGACCTGTTTAATCGCAACCCGGTTCTCCTGGATGTTTCCTTACCCAACGGGTCCTGGGAAATGGCTGCCATTCCCTTGGCAGGATGGCCCGTGAGTAGACCCATTGGCTGGTTATACTCCCTCGGCGGCTTTTTAGCCTTTTCCTGTGGATTATCCACCTTTATCTGGGTCAGAAAACCTTGGGAAATGGAGTTGGCGGTGGAACGGGCCACCTTTGCCCTCCAGAAGAGTCAGGAACGCTATGCGATCGCCGTTGCCGGGGCTAATGATGGCATCTGGGACTGGGATTTGAACGCCCAAGAAATTTATTTTTCCCCCCGGTGGAAGTCGGCGATCGGTGCTCACCCCGACGAAATCGGGTCCAATCCTGATGAATGGTTCAGTCGCATTCATCCCGATGATTTGGAACGAGTTGAAGCCGAAATCCAGGCCCATTTAAAAGGAGAGAGTCCTCACTTACAAACGGAATATCGCCTCTTGCATAACAATGGGTCCTACCTCTGGATGCTGGTTCGGGGGATGGCGGTTCGGGATGCTGATGGTCATCCCTATCGGTTTGCGGGGTCCCAAACTGATATTACCGATCGCCGACGGGCCCGAGAAGCCCTGCGGGTCTCTCAGGAAAAGTTTTCTAAAGCCTTTCGCGCTTCTCCCGATGCGATCGCCATTACCACTCTGGCCGAAGGCCGTTATATTGAAATCAACGACCGCTTCCTAGAAATGTCCGGCTTTGAATGGGCTGAAGTCATCGGCAACAACTCGATCGATCTGAATATTTGGGTCTATGAAGCCGAACAAAAAGCCTGTATTGAAGAATTACAAACCTCCGGTCGAGTCATCGACCGCGAAATTCACTTTAGAATGAAGTCCGGGGAAATTCGGGTTGGCTTATTCTGTGCCGAATCCATCGTTTTAGAGGGCGTTCCCTGTGTCGTCTCCATTACCCGGGATATTACCGAACGCAAACAGTATGAAGAAAAATTATACCATACTACTTCGGAACTGCAAGCCATTTTTAAAGCCCTTCCGGATTTATACTTCAAACTCGATAACGATGCCACAATTTTAGATTATCAAGCTGGAAAAACCTCCGATCTTTACCTACCTCCGGAAGAATTTCTAGGGCGTAAAATTAATAAAATCCTCCCCTCAGATATCAGTCAAACCTTTACCGAAGCTCTCAATGAAGTTAAAGCCAATCGCGATTTAGTTTATCGAGAATACTCCTTACCGATTAACAATCGCCTCAAATACTTTGAAGCGCGACTGCTCCCTCTCCTGGAAAATCAAACCATCGTGATTGTTCGAGATATTACCAGTCGCAAACAAGCGGAATTCATGCTACACCAGGCCAAAGAAGCTGCCGAAGCGGCCAACGAGGCCAAAAGTATGTTTTTGGCTAATATGAGCCATGAACTGCGGACTCCTCTGAATGCGATCGTTGGTTATAGTGAAATCCTCGAAGAAGAAGCCGAAGAAGTCGGTGTCCCCGATTTTATTCCCGACCTGAAAAAAATTCAGTTTGCTGGAAAGCATCTCTTGAGCCTAATTAATGATATTCTCGACCTCTCCAAAATTGAAGCGGGGAAAATGGATATTTACCTCGAAACCTTCGAGGTCACCCACGTCATCACGGCAGCAGTGGCAACCATTCATCCCTTAGTCCAGAAAAATGGGAATCATCTCCAGGTGAATGCTCCCCCCCAACTCGGCCAAATGTATTCTGATTTAAACAAAGTTCGGCAAGTGCTGTTAAACTTATTAAGCAACGCCGCTAAATTTACAAAAAATGGGACAATTACCTTAGAAGTGAAACTCATTCCCGACCCGGTATCCCCCCCCCATTCTTACCCGGACTGGATTGAATTTCGGGTGATTGATACCGGAATTGGGATGACATCAGAGCAAATGGAGCAGATTTTTAAAGCCTTTACTCAGGCTGACCCCAGTACCACCCGTCAGTATGGGGGAACCGGCTTGGGACTGGCGATCGGTCAGCGATTTTGTGAAATGATGGGAGGGGAAATTTCGGTTTCCAGCGAACTCGGATCGGGAGCAACCTTTACGGTCCGTCTGCCCTACCGCTTTCAGTTTCCCGCCAACCTAATGGAGTAA